The Vicia villosa cultivar HV-30 ecotype Madison, WI linkage group LG1, Vvil1.0, whole genome shotgun sequence genome includes a region encoding these proteins:
- the LOC131643461 gene encoding uncharacterized protein C24B11.05 gives MAFRNKPSSPFDCIIFDLDDTLYPSSTGIGASVKKNIDLFLIEKCGFSQTKASTLRVELFKSHGSTLAGLRALGYDITAEDYHSFVHGRLPYEVIKPDIQLRNLLRSIKQRKIIFTNSDRIHALKALDWLGITDCFEQIICFETLNPNLPNSTRPDEFPVLLKPSLDAFKIAIQTANLDPHRTLFLDDSVRNILAAKEMGLHTVLVGEGVKSKVGDYVVECVNRVALAEVIPGIWGNRVDDGERKISRTNSELDALLSAYTAVGA, from the exons ATGGCTTTCCGTAACAAACCTTCTTCTCCCTTCGACTGCATCATCTTCG ATTTGGATGACACCTTGTACCCGTCCAGCACCGGAATCGGAGCTTCTGTTAAGAAAAACATCGACCTCTTTCTAATTGAAAAATGCGGTTTCTCACAAACCAAAGCCTCCACACTTCGAGTAGAACTTTTTAAATCCCACGGTAGCACCCTCGCCGGTTTACGA GCTCTGGGCTATGATATCACCGCAGAAGATTACCACAG TTTCGTGCACGGAAGACTACCTTACGAAGTAATCAAACCAGACATTCAGTTACGAAACCTCTTGCGATCCATCAAGCAAAGGAAAATT ATTTTTACGAATTCGGACAGGATTCATGCGTTGAAGGCTTTAGATTGGCTTGGTATAACGGACTGTTTCGAACAGATTATATGCTTTGAGACTTTAAACCCGAATCTACCGAATTCAACACGGCCCGATGAGTTTCCTGTCCTCTTGAAACCTTCGCTGGATGCCTTCAAAATCGCTATTCAGACTGCTAACCTAGATCCTCATCGTACC TTGTTTCTGGATGACAGCGTAAGAAACATACTTGCTGCTAAAGAAATGGGTCTCCACACTGTTTTG GTTGGGGAGGGTGTGAAAAGCAAAGTTGGGGATTATGTAGTGGAATGTGTGAATAGAGTTGCACTTGCGGAAGTGATTCCTGGAATATGGGGAAACAGAGTGGACGATGGTGAGAGAAAGATTTCACGCACAAACAGCGAATTGGATGCTTTGCTAAGCGCATATACTGCTGTTGGAGCTTGA